The Stigmatella aurantiaca DW4/3-1 genome contains the following window.
GTAGGAGTTGGTCTCGATGCCGAGCACCCCGCCAGCGAAGGCCCCGCCCATCTCGGCCGAGAAGGTCTTCTGCACCGTGAGCGTGGACAGGAGCGAGTTGGGGAAGAGGTCCAGGGGCGCCTGGTGTCCGTCCGGGTCCGTGCTGGGCAGGGACACGCCGTTGACGGTGGTGGCGGCATAGCGCCCCCCCAGCCCTCGCAGGTACACGTTGCGGCCCACCACCGTGGCCGAGGTCACCCGCTTGACCGCATCCCCCGCGTTCGAGTCCGGGGAGCGGGAGATCTGCTCGCTGCCAATGGAATCCTGAACGGTGTTCGAGAGCTTGCGCTGGAGCAACAGGCCGCTTTCGCTCTTGGTGTCCACGGTGCCGATGACGACGACTTCCTCGGTGAAGGCGCCTTCCACAGGCTTGAGCGCGAGGTCGCGCTGCACGAAGCCCTCGGCGACCTGCATCCCCTTCACATCCACGCCCTCGTACTGGTCGCACCAGAAGCGGACGTCATAGGTCCCAGGCGGCAGGGCGAGCTCGTAGAACCCTTCCAGGTTCGTCTCTACAAAAGTGTTACCCCCGGAAATCACCGTAATGGGGCATACCAGCAACGGCTCGCCGGTCTTGGCGTCCGTCAGCTTGCCGCGAATTCCCGAGCCGCCCTGAGCGGCCGCGGTTCCCGAGATGGCGGCGATGACCAGCGAAAACGTGAAGCGAAACATGTGCCCTCGAAACCGCCCCTACAGGTGGGGCGAAGACGGGGCACAGTTTGTCGATCCGTCGCTCGCTAGCACGTCACAGTTGACGATCAATTGAGTCAAGGGCACGCAACGCGCGTCATCGTTCTGTCACACAGCCAGGGCCGCTATGCTCCGCGCGACATGACGCCCCCCTTCTTCCAGCATTTCCCCGCCCTGCGCTCCGGCTTCAGCTACCTCGACAACGCCGCGGGCGCCCAGGTGCCCACCCACGTCATCGACGCCATCACCCAGTTCCTCTCCCAGGGAAGCTGCAATGTGGGCCAGCCCTACCCGGCTTCCCAGAGGGCCACCGAGCTGAAGGCTCAGGCGCGCGCCGCCACCGCCAGCTTCCTCAACTGCGAGCCCGGAGAAGTCATGCTGGGCACCAGCGCCACCGCCCTCACCTTTCAGCTCGGACGGGCCTTCAGCCACCTGTTCAAGCCAGGAGACAACATCGTCCTCTCCGAGCTCGAGCACGAAGCCAACGCCAGCCCCTGGCGCATGCTGGAGGCCAAGGGGGTGGAGGTGAGGCTCTGGCGGGCCCGCTGGCCCGAAGGCCGGTTGGACCTCGCGGATTTGCGCCCCCTGCTCACCCCACGGACGCGGCTGGTCGCGGTGACGGCCGCAGCCAACTCAGTGGGTACCCTCCCAGATGTGGCGGCCACCGCCGAGCTTGCGCACTCCGCCGGAGCCTGGACCGTCGTCGATGCGGTGCACTCCAGCCCCCACCTGCTGCCCGATGTGAAGGCGTGGGATGCGGACTTCGTGGTGTTTTCCCCGTACAAGGTCTTCGGCCCGCATCTGGGCTGTCTGTCCATCCGCCAGGATCTGCTGGAGCGCCTGCCGGCGGACAAGCTGTGGTTCGTGCCCGACGACAGTCCGCAGAAGTTCGAGCCGGGAACCGCCAACCATGAGGGCCTTGCTGGCTGGTTGGGAGCCCTGAGCTATCTGCGCGAGGTTCTCGGCGAAGGGAAACCCGGGCGCGCCGGGCTGGAACAGGCCTACCGCCGCATCGAGGCGTTGGAGCGGCCCTTGCTGGAGTCCGCGCTGGAACGCTTGCTGCGCCACCCTCGCATCCGGTTGTACGGCCCTCCGGAGCCCCAAGGCCGGGTGGCCACCTTCTGCTTCAATGTGACGGGAGTGGCCCCTCGCGCGGCGGCAACGCACCTGGGCCTGAACGGGGTGGCGGTGGCGGCAGGCCACTACTACGCCACCCTGGCCGCACAGGCGCTGGGCCTCATGC
Protein-coding sequences here:
- a CDS encoding cysteine desulfurase-like protein, whose product is MTPPFFQHFPALRSGFSYLDNAAGAQVPTHVIDAITQFLSQGSCNVGQPYPASQRATELKAQARAATASFLNCEPGEVMLGTSATALTFQLGRAFSHLFKPGDNIVLSELEHEANASPWRMLEAKGVEVRLWRARWPEGRLDLADLRPLLTPRTRLVAVTAAANSVGTLPDVAATAELAHSAGAWTVVDAVHSSPHLLPDVKAWDADFVVFSPYKVFGPHLGCLSIRQDLLERLPADKLWFVPDDSPQKFEPGTANHEGLAGWLGALSYLREVLGEGKPGRAGLEQAYRRIEALERPLLESALERLLRHPRIRLYGPPEPQGRVATFCFNVTGVAPRAAATHLGLNGVAVAAGHYYATLAAQALGLMPDGAVRASLLHYNTSEDLDRLFAGLDSLP